The DNA window TTATCAACACATGAATTATTGATTATGGCATGAAACAGAGCACAGAATACATGATTGTTCAGAATGATGGATACTTGCTTAAGATTAGCACCCTACAGCAAACCAAGACAGAATTAACTAGAAGGCAAAGCAAGATGCTTAACCTTGGTCTGCCAAACTTAGGGCACCTAACAGCAAATGTCTGCCAgaagagaaatgttttgaatttaaGGGGTCCATAGTATAAGTGTCTCTTAATAGAAAAAAGGATAAGAGGGAGGCAGCTAATTATCTTTAGCAGCCTAGCAGAATCCAAATCCTGCTCAGACtgactttaaatttaaaataagagcagagaaagaaacaaagcattaGGGAGCATGAACACAAACTAACATACACTGGCCGCTTGCACAATGGCTTTCACCCAAAAACACCTGTGTTTTTTCCACAGACATTGACAGAACAGGGTACAAACAGTGCAAGTCTCGTATTTCAGATGCAACGTGTCTTGCAAAGATTCAGCAATGGTCAGGCAGCTGGGGTGCTTTGCACACCATTCTTTTGCTTTCTACCTTACATTAATAAGCTGTTTGGCACAACATATGTTTTCGTGTTCCGTTTCTACAAACAGGTGGCAAAGAGGGGCTCTGCTCTTATGCAGGTCTCATGCAGGACCACCGTGCAAACAACAGAAGGGCTTTCCTTGCTGGGAAGAAAAGTGGGCCAGCTGGCAATATTGAAGCTGATGGTGCCAGCTGACTGAACTCAAACCATGTGCCCAACCTGACCCTACACCACACCAAACACGTAGGAAGGGCCCACATTATAACCTGTCTCAGTTTAGGAAGCCCGTCTGAATTCAGCACAGCCACCTGCATTTCGCCAACTTCACTTCCTAACGCACCCACCCCGCTCTCTGTGAGGATGCCTCAATGCTGCCAAGATTTCAGCAAAGAACTGGAACAACAGGTGAATCCCTGCGTGGGCACAGAGCGACTGCTGGGAAGACGCACCGGGATTAacaccctccccaccctccctgaTAGTACAGGACATTATTTTGGGTTTAATTTAGAAAACGTTCCTCCCGCTGTCGCCCCACGCCGCTCGGCTCCATGCAAAGGCAGGGTGGCGGCCTGGCGAAGGCCTGACACCCCTTCTGCTGTCCGAGGGGCCCCAGGGCCAGCCCCGGCTCCTCCCGGGGTGCCTCTGCCGCCCTTGCACAGGGCCTCCGGGGAGCAGCGCGGCCCTGCCCCAGTGCAAAGCCGAGGACAGCCTCGTGTCGTGCCCTCGGAGGCAGCggccccacagcagcacccgGTAGCACGGAGTGAAGAACCTTCCCTCAAGCCCTGGAGGCCGGGGCGAGCCGcaccccgctccgccccgccccagTGCCGGCGCCCAGCGGTGACTTGCCTTGAGGGACTCGAGGGTGGCCTGGCGGTAGGCgcggggggccgggccggcccggcgggggctcTCTGGGCCGCAGGCCCTGCGTATCACGAACCGGTCCATCCTCCCGCCTCACCGCCCCGGGGCGGTGCCCCTCGCCCGCCCTCCCGGAAGCGTCGGCCCCGCCCTTTCCGCCGCGTAGTTCCCGCCGGCGGTGAGGGCCGACGGGATGGCTGCGGCCGCCCCGCAGCACGGACTATATCTCCCAGCAGGCACCGCGCGGAGGAGGGGAATCTCGCAAGAGTGCTGCGGCGCTCGCTCCCGTCAGCGGAGCAGGAAGATGGCGGCGCAGCCGGGcagcctcctctgcctgcctctcGCCCTGGTGCTCCTGGTgggcagcggcggcagcagcagcgctcGGGCGGCTGGGCCCTTGCCCGCCGCCTCCTCCGAGGCTTTTGACTCCGTGCTGGGCAACACGGCGTCGTGTCACCGCGCCTGCCAGCTGACCTACTCCCTCCACACCTACCCTAAGGTACGGGCGGGCCGTGCCTCACAGCTCCCCGCGGTGGGGCCCCGTCCCGCGCTTGGCCCcgttccccttcccctcctccctcccccgaGAGCCCTGCGGTGGCtggcgggcggcgcggccgcggcccccccggcgcggcggccccgggcccgTCGTCTGCCCCATTGCCGCCCCTCTCCCACGGCAGGCCCGTGTCCTCCCTCGGGCAGGAGCCCTTTCCGGGGCACGTCCCATGCATGTTTTCCCAAGCAGTGTTGGAAGTGTCTTTAAGTAACGTAAGCACGAAGGAAGCTCATGCTCGCCGTGCTCGGGTGCAGtgagcagcctgctgctgttGTTCCGTGGCGTTTCTCATCTGGCTTGGAGCTCCTTCCCCTCAAAGCAGGGAATGCAGTGGCTTCGCTAAAGATAGATACCTTATTTTGAAAATCGGTGGTTAGGCTGCAGCTTGCCAAAGGAATGCCGCTTTCAAAGTATAGCTTTGTTAGTGCTGGGtacttttgtgggttttggaggatttgctgctttttttttttttccctctttgttcCTAAAGAGGCAGCTGTAATTTGACTTGGGCTGTTCCGTATTTTTGGGCACTAAAACAGTGCTGTGCCCATGACAGGCCAAAGATCCTGAGTCAGGGCGCTAGTGTGACACTTGGATATTGAAAGATGAAGTGTAGATGATAAATGAGTGGCTTGTCAGAACCTTCAGTCTGTGTTTTATTCACTTGCATGGAATTTTTTTCATCCCATGGTAAAATACTGAAACAGTATCTAATGGGAACCTAATTTCATACTCTGGAGTCTGCTGTTGGTTCAAAGCTTTGTAAACCTTTAACCTGGTTTGCATTTGGAAAATCTCTTACCCGAAATCTCATCCTTCCTGGTTCTTTCTTGGCAATATACTTCATTGTGGGCTGCAGCTATGTAGCAGGTTGAACTCTAAATGATGGGAGTTCTTTGCCCCATTTTTGAGATTTCGCGAGGGCAGCGGACCAATGGAAGCAGTGACAATGTTAGGAAATAGGGCTTTGCTTTCACGTGAAACTTAAATTGGATTTTGTGACTCTAGCTGATATTGGTATCCTCAAGGGAAGTAACAGGGAGTTTTGTGGAATACAAATAAAGTTACATCTGCACTTATGGCGTGTTTTGGTGCCTTTGTGTGATGATAGTGAAGAGAAATAACTAAACCTGAGAAATTAGGACTAAACATTAAGCTAATATATTTCCATACTGTTTTGGCACAGAGCTCTCATTTCTATTAAAGGACTCTTTCAAGTTCAGGAAAAGCTgataattctgtgatttttactGTACTTCTGAATTCTTTGTTGTGTGGTGTTGGAGTTGTCGAATAATACACCCACCTCTTCCTTTACATGTAGTCTTTCTTCCATTTGTCGCAAAACTACCAGTTGAAttgaaagaaattgttttagTTGTCATTGGAAAGGTAAGACAAGCTTCATTGAGACTTCCATGGAAGGCTGCCATAGACATCTGTCTGCTAAAGCTAATTCTGCCTGGATAACAAAGtacaaaacatgcttttctgcaaaagcaTAACTATCTTAGCCACCTTGTCAGTGTTGTTAGGGTTAAGCTTTGATTTTCATTCACAGTTTTCTACTTTGGTGCCTTTAAAGCATGTGAACTTGTTCTCTCAGAGACAAACAATGTCCAGTTAATTTACAAGAGGTTATACAGAAGGTGTggtatgtttgttttctgttaaattaaatCAGAGTCCATCTTCCACCTGTACAGTAACTGGATGCAGTCATCTGAGTGGTTATGTGGTTAGTGGTTTTCATGGGTCTGATTCATAACAGGATATGATTGTAAGCAGGAGCGCTCACATAATAGAGGCTGGCTTTAGTTCTGTGACATGGAGAGCACTGTATGTCGAAGGTGCATGTCCATCCCTTTGGTATTGTGGACAGAAGAAAAACTAGGTGTAATACTAGGTGTAGGTTTTCTATATTTGCATGATTTTAATAGTTGCAGTGAGGAAGAACTTTTCCCCTTCGGTtcaatataataaataaaaatgtgtgtgtgtggaactGGTTTGGCAAGTTATCAGCACCTTGGTTAACTGCTTTAGTACATCAGAAGACAATCTCTTATTCTGACAATTCTGTTGTAGTTCTGATTGGAGTATGGTAGATACATTGTCATACGCTGTCAAAATgaatcttttgggtttttttgtcctccCCTGTTCAGTTCTACTGTTTGAGTTCTGAGATCAAAGACTATCTACTCTTTGTGGGGTTAAATGTCAGTAAGTCTTTTACAGccatatcttttatttttaaaagctacacttttaaaaaaaatgtggtgcaaCTTTGCTTGTGAGTTGTAGGACTGGAATTacaaaacagcatttgctgttccagctctgcccaccacagaatgaagaGCTCTGAAATAAATCAATAGTTGTACTACAGTTATAAGAACTGtagcttggttttatttcagatgaTCCAGAGTGTCACATTTAGCTAGCTTCTAGGTCTAGTGGAGGGAAAGAGGATGGTGCTCTGGTGGGTGACTTTTTATAGcacttccaaaaaaagaaaaaattttgttttctgacaacTTATTCTTGAATGGAGGGATGCAAGCCTTTTCTTGTGCCTTCCCAGGAAGAGGAACTGTACGCGTGCCAGCGAGGCTGCAGACTGTTTTCCATTTGTCAGTTCGTGGACGATGGCATTGATTTGAATCGAACCAAACTAGAATGCGACTCTGGTAAGACTTCAGTATTCCTTCAATATCCTATAATGTGGAGACATAACAGAAGGAGGGGCAGGAACATCTGAAAGGGCATTGTTAAATTGGTGGGATTACTTCAGttgctttctggttttaacAACTTCTTAAAGTTTATGtacaggatattaaaaaaaaaaaaaaaaaaaaacaaaaaaaaaaaacaaaaacaccaaaaagccACACAACCTTAGGGAAAGGTTGTCTGTTCTCTGTGAGTTTCTCCTTACCTGATCCTTAGtgttgctgttttcctgaaCTTCTTAAGTATCATCAGTCTCTgtaaataaatgagaaatacttcattttttctaGAAACAGTTtgtcacagaaaacaaaaaaatgactggggaaaaaatccagTCAAATTAACACTTTTCCTTTAATAATTCCATGCAATAATTGGTCCCATTTACAACTCCCAACAAATTTGTAGATACAAGTGAATTGTTCAGACAGAGTAAGGACACAGATCTTAATGTTCTGTCTGCCTTGTAACTTCTGGTCTGGGCTACATCCTGAGGTTTACTTACAGCTAAACTCTTGGGAATGAGGTACgtgttttgtttgaaatagGCCATTAAATACTTGTGACTAATTCTCTCAGATTATCTGTGTTAGAGCAAAAATTTCACTGTGAGGATGAAATATGTTAATGATAGGCTAATTAATACTGGTTTTGAAATTGTATAGAACTTTCATCCAATAATATTGATTCACAGTTTTACTCAGAGGTTAAGTGGGACATAACCACCCAAAGCAGGAAAGGTAGGAGCTCTCCATCTATATTTCCAATACAATTAAGCACCAGGCCAGCACTCAAAGAAGGTTTTAATCCTCTCAGTAGCTCATAAAAACAAGAGGGCTAGTGGCCAGCTCAGAGAGCTGATGGAAGGTACGCAAGTAGAAAGGCTGACGTGCAGAGATGCTGATGTGATAAAAAACTGCATTAAATACTCTAGAAATGGGCTAATGCTCTGGTCTGTCATACACTGTGTATAGCTGTGATACAGCATGTCAATCTAGTTGTCAAATAGCACATGAAAGTGTGCTATAAAAAAGAGTAATATAGCAGTAGACCACATGTAGAGGTAATTGAACAGTTGCTTACTTTCCGGTTTAACTCTCCTTCCTAAGGCTGTTGTCTTTTGCTGGCTTATGTTCTGTAATCTGTTACACTGGTTGGTGCCCTGACTAAGTATTCTGTGCTTGGCAAGATACGTCTTGGCTGATCTGCTCAATTCTGTCTTCTGATGCTTCTTTCTGCCTACAAACACTAGTTTGGTGGCAGTTTTACTATAGAACTGCTGTTCAGGTGCTATGAGCTGCACACTCAAATGTTTGGCTGCTGATGCCATGCTGTTCTTAGCCTTTATGGTGGACCATTTGTTCCTGTGGAAAACTGGGAGAGCTACTGTCCTCTGTGTTGCTACTTGGTTTGAGTCTTCGGTTCTAGTAGTACTGCAACAGTGTCCATCTAAGCTTTAGTGTTTTGGGCAAGACCTATGCCCATTATTCTCTCTGAATAATTTAGATTTCTTGGCCTTTATGGTCTCTAGTGAACAATTAATAGAAgctttctgtaaaacaaagagTTGGCttaatttatcattaaaaaaattattccataaTACTTTCAATGCAGTTTCTGTATTCCTCAGACTAGCAGGAAAATGCTCCTTTGGTTTTCCTGTGATACCTTGACTTCTGCTGTTACCTCTAAGGGATTTAAAGGACCGATGGTCCCTCTATTCTTCTTAGGATTCCAACATTGTTCTCTGAGGTAAAAACTCAGGTACCTTTTATGTGACATGTAGAGGAAAAACTACAATTGTAGTGGGAGGATCAATGAAAATTCTCATTCCTGAGTTTGTCCAGGGTAATTTTCGTGATTGGTTGCTCTGATTGCATTCAGATTTCAACTACCTCATCTGTCTAAGCTCTGATTCCTGAACCTTCATTAGGCCCCAGAGCAAATGCTACCCTTGGAGTGACTGCAATATCTTTTCCATGCAAAAAGGATTGTCACTCTTTtaactgctgctttgtttctgatCCAACTtatactgaaaatgttttcctaactAAAATGCAGAATTTATCTTCTCATTTGGGGAACTTCTTCCTTGCAGCCTGTACTGAAGCATACTCCCAATCTGATGAACAATATGCTTGCCATCTTGGATGCCAGAACCAATTGCCATTTGCTGAGTTAAGGCAAGAGCAAGTAAGTAGATGACATGTTTTTCAAATACCACCTACttgttttctgttcagtgtcttcccttttttaaatttcttcaaaTGGAAGATAAATCTTCCTAAGGACTGAAATCTAGACATCGGGTAAGGAGTGAGCAAGAACATGACTTCTGTTCTTTcatataaaaacaaaaggaaaaccagttAATGCTGTGCTTGCAGTTAATGTCCCTGATGCCAAGAATTCATCTCCTCTTTCCTCTGACACTGGTGCGATCGTTCTGGAGTGACGTGATGGATTCCGCTCAGAGCTTCATAACATCCTCATGGACATTCTACCTTCAAGCAGATGATGGCAAAATTGTCATATTCCAGGTGCTTGCCTTTTTTGTTGAGATTAAGGTATTCTGGCTGTTAAACATTTAACTCTGCTCCTTCCAGTCACAGAAAAGACTATGGAGCGCTATCAGAAGCATTTCGTTTCTGCTAGCATTTCACTGGGGGGGTGGAAATCTAGCCTATATGAATGGTGCATGTCTTAAGGTTACCTTCCATATTAATTCTGAAACTGTAAATGATCAAGATCAGTGGAAGCCTGCTAGCAGGATCTCCTAactccttattttgttttagtcAAAGCCAGAAGTACAGTATGTTCCACAGCTTGATCAGGAAACTGGAGATACAAGAGGATCCTTGTCGCTGAGTAAAACAGCCAGTAAGTTGTTCTTTGTGCTTTGGAAGAGCAAATGCAAACGTTCCCTGTCAtgcaagaaaaaatgaagttgcAGGTGGCACACGAAAGCAAATTGTTAGAAAGCTAAAATACAGTTACGTTTGCTGTGTAGACTGCACTAGGCACAGTTAGCGAAGACTGTGGTAGAAACCAAACTCTGCTGGAAGTAGAAACATGCAAGCTAGGgccattttaaaagcttctttttatGCACTCTTTATAGACAAAACTGTGTGGTGGTCAGGTCTTCTCTTACATTTATTGCTTTCCTGACAGCTGTTTCTGCTGTCATATTTCAGCAGACCTACGTGCAGGAAGTTCACAGACATACCGAGGACTTTTTGAAGAGCGGGAAAATGACAGCTTTTTCAAGTGTCTTTCCATGTATGTATATTCTAGAATATCTGTACCTAGTAAGGAGGATAATGGCCTTTCCTCTGTGTGTAAGGTGGCACTGTTGTAGGATGTCAAAGTGCTACCAGTCTGTTGGGTTCAGGATGCATAGCAGTTTAAATTGCTTATCTGTATCTGACTGCTTATGATTGCTGCGTTTCTGTGCTGCCCTCATTATTTGCAGCCTATTCTGCCAACTTTGATTCTCCTTTCCGTTTCAGCTGAATATCATATGGATAATTTCCTACACTGTTTTTTCAGTGTGTTCTGTGAACTGTTTAATCAATCTGTGTTTTGCCTGTTCTTTAGCTCTGGATATGTTTCAGGGCAAAGCacttcttttgtgttttgttttgggagtGTCTGATAGGAAAGACACTGTTGTGTCTCATTTCCAGGCTGAAAATACCCAGTATATCTTTAATAAAGCTTTGCTGAAGATGAGCACGTTGGTTGTTCTTTCCCTTACTCTGTTTACTTTCTCCTTAAAAGTTTACACGTGGTGGATCAGTGAATTGCACCCAAAATGTGTaacagaaaaatctatttttaaaactataaatGGGAGGGTGCTTAGGGCTGAATAAACGGAATCCAGCAagtcttttgtgtttttcaagTCAGCTACTAAATAGGCATTAGAGTATCCAGGAGTCTGAAGTGGGTCTCGTAGCTGGAGGAGCTAGAGATTAGTGAATCAGCAGGAAATGCAGTCAAAATTGAGCCAAACCTTTTAGAGCATGTATTGTCTTGTATTCAGTATATGAAACCTGGTAacattctttcatttcagaaattccAGCTGGATTTTAACCACTACGCTTGTCCTGTCAGTGTTGGTGCTGCTCTGGATTTGTTGTGCGACTGTAGCTACAGCTGTAGAGCAGTATGTTCCATCTGAGGTGACTGTTTTATAacttagaatatttttaatttattcattatATTACTTTTATGTTACAGCTGTTGAGAGACTAAGAAACATTTGGGGTGAGGTTCAACTAGAAAGAGtagggtgtttttgttttgcttgggtgtgttattttattttgcagatgtgGTTAGTGAACcaattttgttatttaatatttatattttatagctGAACAATTCTCGCTCATTCCTGTGGCTGATAGTTGCTCTGAACCTTCCTCAGACAGCCCAGATATGATGTCTTTTGGTTTGTAGCACTCTCCTGTCGACAGCCTTCCGATTACTCTTTACAAATGGAGGCTGCTTCTAACTTCTCTGGAATGAAGCTGTACTCTGAGGGTGAGGTGGTGTAGGTGGAACCCAATGTTGGTTTAATCCAGGAAGATCAATAGTGAGAACAGAAGTGACAGCTTGTTATTGGTGAGCACAGAGTCTGATCAGAGGGGATCTGGCTGA is part of the Phalacrocorax aristotelis chromosome 6, bGulAri2.1, whole genome shotgun sequence genome and encodes:
- the TMEM59 gene encoding transmembrane protein 59 isoform X1, producing the protein MAAQPGSLLCLPLALVLLVGSGGSSSARAAGPLPAASSEAFDSVLGNTASCHRACQLTYSLHTYPKEEELYACQRGCRLFSICQFVDDGIDLNRTKLECDSACTEAYSQSDEQYACHLGCQNQLPFAELRQEQLMSLMPRIHLLFPLTLVRSFWSDVMDSAQSFITSSWTFYLQADDGKIVIFQSKPEVQYVPQLDQETGDTRGSLSLSKTATDLRAGSSQTYRGLFEERENDSFFKCLSINSSWILTTTLVLSVLVLLWICCATVATAVEQYVPSEKLSIYGDLEYMNEQNLNRYPTSALVVVRCKTEEHEEAGPLPTKVNLAQSAI
- the TMEM59 gene encoding transmembrane protein 59 isoform X2, with product MAAQPGSLLCLPLALVLLVGSGGSSSARAAGPLPAASSEAFDSVLGNTASCHRACQLTYSLHTYPKEEELYACQRGCRLFSICQFVDDGIDLNRTKLECDSACTEAYSQSDEQYACHLGCQNQLPFAELRQEQLMSLMPRIHLLFPLTLVRSFWSDVMDSAQSFITSSWTFYLQADDGKIVIFQSKPEVQYVPQLDQETGDTRGSLSLSKTANLRAGSSQTYRGLFEERENDSFFKCLSINSSWILTTTLVLSVLVLLWICCATVATAVEQYVPSEKLSIYGDLEYMNEQNLNRYPTSALVVVRCKTEEHEEAGPLPTKVNLAQSAI